In Thermoanaerobacterales bacterium, the DNA window CGGGATGCCGGCGGTCATGGAGGCGACGGCCCTGCTTTCAGCCGATTTTCCATTGCAGCCCGGCACTCGGCAATGAGTTTCTCAAAGATGCTCCGTACTGGAAGGATATCCCTGATGCGGTGGACGTTCTGGCCACAGAACACGACCCCGTCCGTGACATTGCCCGTCCGGCTGTTTTCCAGCGCCTGCATAATGCAGTATTCTTTGGAGCAGACCTTCAGGCATTTCCGGCACTCCGAGGGAACGGGCGCGTTATGCGCCAGGATCTTCTCCACAAACGCGTTGCGTATCGCCCGTCCCGGCATCCCCACCGGGCTCTTGATCAATACCACGTCTTCAGCCGTCGCCCTGAGGTATTGTTGTTTAAAAGCGCCAGACACTGTACATTCCTCGCTTAACACAAACCGGGTCGCCATTTGCACCCCGTCCGCCCCAAGGAGGAAGGCCTCGGCAATATCGTTGCCGTCGACGATCCCGCCGGCCGCGATGACCGGGATGTTGACGGCCTGCTTAATCTCCGGGACGATCTCCTTCACCGAACGGTCCGTCCCCAAATGGCCGCCCGCCTCGCGGCCCTCGGCCACCACCGCCGACGCGCCGCTCTTCTCGGCCATCCGGGCCAGCCGGGCCGACGATACGATGGAGACGACCGGAACCCCGGCATCCCGTCCCCAGCCGAAAACGTCCCGGCTGAAACCGGCCCCCGTGAAGATGACGTCGATCTTCTCCTCAATGGCCGCGCGGATCAGGGTGGCGAACTCCCGCACCGCAAACATTACGTTGACCCCAATGATCCCCGGTGACAGCTTTCTGGCTTTCCGAATTTCGCCCCGCAGTTCACCTTCGGACATTCCCGTGCCCCCGATGACACCGATCCCCCCCGCGGCGGCCACCGCCGCCACCAACGGCGCCGTTGAAACGCGGAGGGCCATGCCCCCCTGGATGATCGGATAGCGGGGCGCCAGGTGCCCTATCCTCAACTTCGGTAACAAGTTATTACCCCCGCCTTTCGGGCAAAGTGCCTAGTTATTTTCTCCCGCAATAAACACCTTTCCTGCTTTGCGTGTCGAATCTCCTGCTCTCCGGTCCAACAATAAAAGGCCGCCCTACAAGACGGCCGTTGAATGAAAGCGGATACTGCGGCGGCCAGCCGGGCGACGCCCCGCAAATCCGCCGGGATCCCGGTTGATGAACCGCCCAACAGTCTACTGGATGGGCACCACGATGTAACCCCGGTCATCCTCCAACACGGCGGGTAGTTCCTCATCATCCACGAACCGGTAACAAACTTCGTCTCCCTCGTACCAGGTAACCAGGTACTCCATCGGGCCTGCGCCTCCCCGGTCCGGTGTATGCCGGTATACAATATCCCTTGTTCACATCGTAACAGACCGGGGTCCGGACGGCAAGACGGTTGATGATAAAGATCATTAGTTTCTTCCTTGCCTGATGCCCAGGCGTGCCAGCATCACGGCGTTGGCCTGTTCCTCCAGGGTATCGTCCAGGAACGCCGGGGAGTCGTCCAGGCCGCGTCGCGCTAGGGCAAGGCACAGCAGGTGGTCGGTCAAGGCCGGGTTCTTCGGTAGCAACGGGCCGTGCAGGTAGGAGCAGAAGACGTTTCGGTAGCGCGCCCCTTCCGTGCCGTCGCGGCCGTTGTTGCCGCAGCCGGCGAGCACGCGTCCCAGGGAGGCGACCCCCGTCCCGAGGAAGGTCCGGCCGGCGTGGTTCTCGAACCCCGTGGCCCGGATAACCCTGCCGCCGAGGGTGATCTCCACGGCCACGTTGCCGATGAGGCGCTTGCCCCCCGCCTGGGTGTAAAGGTCGAGCAGGCCTAGGCCCGGAATCTCCCGCCCGTCCAGGGTACGGTAGTAACGGCCGAGAAGCTGGTAACCGCCGCAGATGGCCAGGACGACCAGGCCGTCCTCGATGGCCGCCCGCAGGTTCTCGCGCCGGGCGGCGAGGTCGGCGGCCATGAGGTCCTGCTCCCTGTCCGAGCCCCCCCCAAGGAACAGAAAATCCAGTTCCCTGAAATCGACGTCCTCCCCAAGGTTGATCTCCCGCACCCGCACAGGGATGCCGCGCCAGCGGCATCGCCGGGTGAAGGCGATGATGTTGCCCCGGTCCCCGTAGAGGTTCAAAAGGTCAGGGTACAGATGACCGACGGTCAACATGCCCGGTCAACCCCTCCTCTTCCCCGGCCCCGCCCAGCAGCCGTTCCAGTTCCGCTTCCACCGGCCACAGAGCGGTGTAAGTGGCCAGGAAGTAAACGGCTTCCCCTTCCCCGGCCAGGGTTTCCCGCACGGCGGCCGGGAAGCCCGGCCGCACGATAAGCCGTTCTTCGGGCAGGCCCGCGTACTTCAGGCGGACCGCCATCTCGGCCGCCCGCTGTCCGCAGCAAACGAACCGCAGGAGGCCCGGGGCTTCCTCCAGGGCCTCAAAGTCCACGTCCCACAGCCAGGAGATGTCCCGGCCGTCGGCGGCGTTGTCGTTGATGGCCAGGCAGATATCCCGTGTCCCGCCGGCTTGTAGGACCAGGGCCAGGCTCTCGTTGAAGCCCGCCGGGTTCTTGACCAGGTTAAGGTAGACCGCCCGCCCGCGGTCGGTGAAGCGTTGCAGGCGTCCGGTCGCCGGCTCGTACAGGGCCAGGGCGGCCAGGCTGCGAGCCGTTTCGATCCCAAGGAGCGAGGCGGCGGTCAACGCCGCCAGGGCGTTGTGGATGTTGTAAAAGCCCCGGGTGGGCAGGCGCAGCGGAATACGCCGCCCCTGAAGATGGACGGTGCCGGCCAGGCCGGGGCCGTCCTGGCAGACCCCGTGGGCCTCAACCGCAGGCTTCGGGCGGGCAAAACCGCAGCCCGGACAGGCATAAAAGCCTAACTGGCTGTAGTGGTAGAGGCTGTACCGGAGCGCCGTGCCGCAAAACGGACAAAAGCGCGCCTCCCGGGCAGCCGCGCCCAGCGCGGTGTGCCCATGTGCCGCCAGGCCGTAGTACCATACCGGATAGTCAAGCCGCCCCAGTTGGGCCACCAGCGGGTCGTCGGCGTTGAGCACCAACTGGGCCGCCGGAAGTCCTGTGATGGATTCACGGATAAGGGTGATTGTCCGGTCCAGTTCCCCGTACCTGTCAAGCTGGTCGCGGAAGAAGTTGGTCACCACCACCATGCGGGGCTGCGCCTCGGCCGCCACCCGGGGAAAGCTGGCCTCGTCCACCTCCAGGACGGCGTAATCGTATGGCCGCGGGCCCGCCAGTCCGGAGGCGCGCACAAAGGCCGCCGTCACGCCGGGGCGCATGTTGGCCCCTTCACGGTTGCATACCACCCGGTGGCCGGCGGCGGACAGGATGCGGGCCAGCATGTTGTTGGTCGTCGTCTTGCCGTTGGTCCCGGTGACCAGGACCACTCCCCTTGCGGCCCGCGATGCGAACTCGCGGAGGGCAGCGGGGTTAAGGCGCAGGGCGACCACCCCGGGCAGCGACGAACCGCGGCGCCCGAGAACCTGGCTCAGATAACCCGCGGCCATGCCGCCGCCGATGGCCAGGCAATGACGGAAACTCAAGGCGGATGGGAGCCTCCTCCTCTGGTCTAGTCATTACTCTAGCGCCGCGCCGGGAAAAAGACAAGCCGTGGGCAGGCGAGATACACCACGGCGTACCACACACAGTATTGAGGACCCTTTAAGGACGGGTTCCCGGGCGGAAGGCTTCGTCGGACGTGGCGGAGCGTACCGGCCTGATATGAGAGACAGACGGAGGACGGCGCCTGCTAAGCCAGGTAAGGAACGTTGCAAGCAGCGGGCTTTAAAACTCGGGCGGGAGGGCTTTGATCTGCGCCATGGTGAAAACCGGCCCCTCCAGACAAACGAAGGTGGAGCCGATGTTGCACCGGCCGCACTTGCCGATGCCGCACTTCATCCGCAACTCCAGGGTGGAGTAGACCTGGTCGTCGGCGAAGCCCAGCTTGTCCAGGGCCTGCAGCGTGAATTTGATCATGACCGGCGGCCCGCACACCAGGGCCACCCGGCTCTCCCCGCTGGGGGCGACCTCCTCGACGTAGGCCGGGACGAAGCCGACGTGGCCGGACCACTGTTCCTCGGCGACGTCGATGGTCGTGTAGACCGTCGTGCCCTCCGCCTGCGGCCAGTTTTCGAAGAGGTCCCGCTTGAAGCAGAGGTCGCCGGAGGATCGTGCGCCATAGATGATGTCCACGTGCCCGTAGTCGCCGCGGTGCGCCGGGTCGAGCACGAAATCGATCAGGGACCTGAGCGGCGCCAGCGCGAACCCGCCGCCGATGAAGAGGAGGTCCTTGCCGCGCATCTTCCCGTAGGGGAAGTGGTTGCCGTACGGCCCTCTGAGCCCGATGGACGCCCCGGGAGCAAGCTGGTGCAAGGCGCTCGTCACATGTCCCATGCGCTTGACGGAGAATTCCAGGTAGCCCTTGCGCGTCGGGGCGGAGCTGATGGAGAACATGGCCTCGCCCACGCCGAAGGCCGAGAGCATGGCCAACTGGCCCGGCTCATGGTGCCAGGCGGCCTGGGCCTCCGGGTCGTCAAGGGTGACGCGGAAGGTGTTCACGTCCGGGGTCTCGGGGATAATCTTCTGGATGGTGGCCGGCATGGGCAGCAGCGGATTGTCGGGATGTCCCATTTCCTTAGCGCACCTCCTTGACGTCGGTGATAACCCGGCGGATGTCCAAGTTCACCGGGCACTTGGCGACACAGCGGCCGCAGCCGACGCAGCCGTCGAGGCCGTAGCGGTCGCGGTGGTAACGTAGCTTATGCATAAACCGGTTGCGCACCCGTTCCTTCTTCCCCGGCCGGGGGTTGTGGCCGCTGGTGTGCAGCGTGAACTCCGTAAACATGCAGGAGTCCCAGCAGCGCAGCCGTTTCCCGGTACCGGGCGCGCCCGGCTCGTCCACGATATCGAAGCAGTGGCAGGTCGGGCAGAGGAAGGTGCAGATCCCGCAGCCCAGGCACTTGCGGGCCAGCGCCTCCCAGTAGGGATGGCTGAACATCCCGCCCAGCTTCTCATAGACTCCGCCCGGATCGACCCGCGAGGCCAGTTCGGCGCCCAGCCGCGCGGCCAGGGCTTCCTTCCCTTTGCGGGCCTCTTCGAGGCCGTCCTCACGGAAGAGGGCGGCGTATTCCTCGGCCAGGGCCCGTCCTTTGTCGCTCAGAACCTCGGCATAATAGCCGTCCCCGACGGCGGTCAGCAGAAGGTCGGCGCCCATGCCGTCGGTGGGCCCGCCGCCGAACGCGGCACAGAAGCATTCAGGCCTCACCTGCGTACAGGAAAGGGCGACGATGGTGGTAGCCTCCCGCTTTTGTCGCCAGTAGGCGTCGCCGAAGCGGCCCTCAAAGACGGGATCCAGGGCCAGCACGCCCCGGACATCGCAGGGCCGTACGCCGAAGAGGACGGCGGGGGCCGGTGGCAGCGGCGGTGTTACGACCGCCCGCCCGGAGGTCCGGTCGTAACGGTACAACTCCTCCGTCTGGGGCAGGAAGTGCTCCTTCGGGGGGACGGTAGCCAGGCCGAAGTCCAGGCTGACCTCTTCCGCGGACCCCACCCGCCGGTAGGTCACGATGCCTTCCTCAGCCACGGGCGCCACCAGTAGGCCCTTTTCGGCCGAAGCCTGAAGAAGCCGGGTCAGTTCAGCGGCCCCAATAACCTTCTCAGCCACGGGTCTTGCTAGAACCTCCACTCTTAAAGTCACCTTATGACTAACCAACGCGCTACATGAATTCCTCACGGTCGTTTTCGGCGAAAGTCACCATCGGCAGCACGGCGTCCGGCGCCTTCCCCGGGGTCGGAGCGGCGAAGAGTTCCCGCGCGTCCTTGAGCACCTTCCGGTAGAGCTTTCGCAGCGGTATATTCACGGGGCACACCCGCTCGCACTCGCCGCAGTCGATGCATCGCCCCGCGACGTCGAACATGCGGATCAGGTGGAAGGTGTAGTTCTCACTCAGTGTTGTGGCCTTGGATATCCAGCGCGCGTCCTGCTGCCAGCCCGGAACCGCCTGTTCAAAGGCGCATTCCTTGCAATTGCAGGCCGGGCATATGTTCCGGCAGGCATAGCAGCGCAGGCAGCGGGTGAAGTACCGGTCCCAGAAGGCGCTCTTCGCCGCCGGGTCCAGGGCCTCGAGCGCGGCCACGTCGCCGAAACGGTCTATGCCGGGCAGCGCGGGAGACGCCACCGCCGGTCCGAGCAGGCGGTCGGCCCCTTCCGGGACGTTTTGTTCGCACTCCAGGCAGCGCGGCTCCAGGAATTCAGCCTTCGGGAAAGCCTTCTCCCCATCCAGGTCCGTCCGCACCAGGTACGTATCCCCCCGGTCGGCAACCTCGAGCAGCTTCGCCCCGGGGGTGAAACGGGGCAGCACCTTCGCGCGGTCCAGTATGCCGGCGCACGGCAGCCCCAGGACGACGACCCTCTCCCGCGGGAACTGCCGGTCCTGGACCAGGCGGTTGACCGCCCGCATGTCACAGCCCCTCGCGGCCACGGCCAGCTTCTCCGTGCCGTACCGGTAGTCCAGAAGGTACTTCACCAGCCCGTTGGCGCAGAAGGGGCCCCACGTCAGCCGCGACGCCTCGTCCGGCGCGGCGGCGAAGAAAGGCGTGGTGCGCGCAATGTCGCTGCCGGGCTCCCAGCCGATGACCAGGGCGACCTCTTTCTTCTCCAGCAGGTCCGCCGCTTGGCGGCGCAGGTTTTGCAGCGTTTCTTTCATACCGTCTCCCATCCCAGATCACTATCGGTGGCCCGAGCTTCCCGTGCGGCGACGGGAAGGCTACTCCGTCTCCCGCATCTTGTGGTTCGGCCCCAGGGCGGTGATGCGCTCGCTTACCTCGCGCATCGTATCAACAAGCTTCCCGCCCTCGGACCCCGAGATCCAGCGCACCGTCAATCGCCCGGGCTCGAAACCGACGTACTCCATCAGCCGCTTGAACAGCTGGAAGCGGCGCCGGGTGAAGTAGTTGCCACTAACATAGTGGCAGTCGCCCGGGTGTCACCCCGAGACCAGGACGCCGTCCGCCCCCTTCTTAAAGGCGCGCAGGACAAAGTGCGGATGCACCCGGCTGGAGCAGGGCACCCGGATGATCCGGACGTTGGGGGGGTAGGCCATGCGGCTCACGCCGGCCAGGTCGGCCCCGGCGTAGCTGCACCAGTTGCAGAAGAACCCTATGATCTTCGGGTCGAAGCCCGCGGGCCGGCTCTTCTCCTCTACAGACAAAGTGCATCCACCTCCGCCAGCAGCTGTTCGTTGGTGAAGCCCCGGACCTCGATCGCCCCGGCGCGGCAGGCCACGTTACAGGCGCCGCAGCCCTGGCAGAGGCCCGGGTTGACGGCGGCCACGGTACGCTCCCGCGGGGGCTGGCCCGGCAGCCGCTCGGTGATCGTCTTCGGCTCGATGGCCTTGTACGGACAGACCGGCATGCAGAGCAGGCAGCCCGTGCACAGGGTTTCGTTCACCGCCGAGAGCATCGGGTTGGCGGCCAGCTCTTCGCGGTTCAGGAGGCCGATGACCTTCGCCGCCGCGCCGCCGGCCTGGGCGACGGTGTCCGGGATATCCTTCGGCCCCTGGCAGGCCCCGGCCAGGAAGACCCCGCCGGTATGGGTCTCCACCGGCCTGAGCTTCGGGTGTGCCTCCTGGAAGAAGCCGTCCTTATCGGACGCGGCGCCGGTCAGGTGGGAGACCTCGCGGTATCCCGCCGCCGGGACGACGGCCGTGGCCAGGACCACCATGTCGGCCTCGACCTCCACCGGCCGCCCGAGCAGGGTGTCGGCGCCGCGGACGACAAGTTTGTCTCCCATCCGGTAGATCTTCGAGACCCGGCCGCGGACGTAAGTTGCGCCCTCCGCCTGGGTGCGCTGGTAGAACTCTTCGTAGCCCTTGCCCGCCGTGCGCACGTCCATGTAAAAGATGTAGACCTGCGCCCCCGGGACCTTCTCCAGGACCTGGTGGGCGTGCTTGGCGGTGTACATGCAACAGATCCGGGAACAGTACTCCTTACCCTTGGCCGCATCACGCGAGCCGACGCACTTGACGAAGACGACGGTCTTCGGCTCCTTCCCGTCCGAGGGGCGCAGGATCTTTCCCCCGGTCGGCCCCGCCGCGTTGACCAGCCGTTCGAACTGCAGCCCGGTAATCACGTCCGGGTACTTCCCGTAGCCGTACTCCCCGTAGGCCTCCTGCCAGCGGAAGAGGTCGTAGCCGGTGGCCACCACGAT includes these proteins:
- a CDS encoding FAD/NAD(P)-binding protein translates to MGHPDNPLLPMPATIQKIIPETPDVNTFRVTLDDPEAQAAWHHEPGQLAMLSAFGVGEAMFSISSAPTRKGYLEFSVKRMGHVTSALHQLAPGASIGLRGPYGNHFPYGKMRGKDLLFIGGGFALAPLRSLIDFVLDPAHRGDYGHVDIIYGARSSGDLCFKRDLFENWPQAEGTTVYTTIDVAEEQWSGHVGFVPAYVEEVAPSGESRVALVCGPPVMIKFTLQALDKLGFADDQVYSTLELRMKCGIGKCGRCNIGSTFVCLEGPVFTMAQIKALPPEF
- a CDS encoding CoB--CoM heterodisulfide reductase iron-sulfur subunit A family protein — translated: MPRIGVFVCWCGSNIGAVLDCPGLAAAAARIPNVVHAVDYKYMCSEPGQNMIVEAVREHRLDRVVVASCSPRLHEETFRKTLERAGLNPFVLEMANLREHCAWVHSKEPGRAQVKAEDLIRRAVAKVALAGPLSVSTLPVTRRCLVIGGGIAGMQVALDVADAGHEVILVEREPSLGGNMTRLDKTFPTLDCSACISTPKMVAVASHPKIKLYTYAEVSAVSGYIGNFTVTIRQKARRVDHAKCTGCGTCWEKCPTKVPSEYDLGMGTRKAIYIPFPQAVPNKPVIDAANCRQFTRGRCGVCAKVCPVGAIDYEEKESLVTEEVGSIVVATGYDLFRWQEAYGEYGYGKYPDVITGLQFERLVNAAGPTGGKILRPSDGKEPKTVVFVKCVGSRDAAKGKEYCSRICCMYTAKHAHQVLEKVPGAQVYIFYMDVRTAGKGYEEFYQRTQAEGATYVRGRVSKIYRMGDKLVVRGADTLLGRPVEVEADMVVLATAVVPAAGYREVSHLTGAASDKDGFFQEAHPKLRPVETHTGGVFLAGACQGPKDIPDTVAQAGGAAAKVIGLLNREELAANPMLSAVNETLCTGCLLCMPVCPYKAIEPKTITERLPGQPPRERTVAAVNPGLCQGCGACNVACRAGAIEVRGFTNEQLLAEVDALCL
- a CDS encoding nitronate monooxygenase; its protein translation is MLPKLRIGHLAPRYPIIQGGMALRVSTAPLVAAVAAAGGIGVIGGTGMSEGELRGEIRKARKLSPGIIGVNVMFAVREFATLIRAAIEEKIDVIFTGAGFSRDVFGWGRDAGVPVVSIVSSARLARMAEKSGASAVVAEGREAGGHLGTDRSVKEIVPEIKQAVNIPVIAAGGIVDGNDIAEAFLLGADGVQMATRFVLSEECTVSGAFKQQYLRATAEDVVLIKSPVGMPGRAIRNAFVEKILAHNAPVPSECRKCLKVCSKEYCIMQALENSRTGNVTDGVVFCGQNVHRIRDILPVRSIFEKLIAECRAAMENRLKAGPSPP
- a CDS encoding 4Fe-4S dicluster domain-containing protein, whose product is MKETLQNLRRQAADLLEKKEVALVIGWEPGSDIARTTPFFAAAPDEASRLTWGPFCANGLVKYLLDYRYGTEKLAVAARGCDMRAVNRLVQDRQFPRERVVVLGLPCAGILDRAKVLPRFTPGAKLLEVADRGDTYLVRTDLDGEKAFPKAEFLEPRCLECEQNVPEGADRLLGPAVASPALPGIDRFGDVAALEALDPAAKSAFWDRYFTRCLRCYACRNICPACNCKECAFEQAVPGWQQDARWISKATTLSENYTFHLIRMFDVAGRCIDCGECERVCPVNIPLRKLYRKVLKDARELFAAPTPGKAPDAVLPMVTFAENDREEFM
- a CDS encoding hydrogenase iron-sulfur subunit, whose product is MSVEEKSRPAGFDPKIIGFFCNWCSYAGADLAGVSRMAYPPNVRIIRVPCSSRVHPHFVLRAFKKGADGVLVSGUHPGDCHYVSGNYFTRRRFQLFKRLMEYVGFEPGRLTVRWISGSEGGKLVDTMREVSERITALGPNHKMRETE
- a CDS encoding glutamine amidotransferase: MLTVGHLYPDLLNLYGDRGNIIAFTRRCRWRGIPVRVREINLGEDVDFRELDFLFLGGGSDREQDLMAADLAARRENLRAAIEDGLVVLAICGGYQLLGRYYRTLDGREIPGLGLLDLYTQAGGKRLIGNVAVEITLGGRVIRATGFENHAGRTFLGTGVASLGRVLAGCGNNGRDGTEGARYRNVFCSYLHGPLLPKNPALTDHLLCLALARRGLDDSPAFLDDTLEEQANAVMLARLGIRQGRN
- a CDS encoding 4Fe-4S dicluster domain-containing protein, whose amino-acid sequence is MAEKVIGAAELTRLLQASAEKGLLVAPVAEEGIVTYRRVGSAEEVSLDFGLATVPPKEHFLPQTEELYRYDRTSGRAVVTPPLPPAPAVLFGVRPCDVRGVLALDPVFEGRFGDAYWRQKREATTIVALSCTQVRPECFCAAFGGGPTDGMGADLLLTAVGDGYYAEVLSDKGRALAEEYAALFREDGLEEARKGKEALAARLGAELASRVDPGGVYEKLGGMFSHPYWEALARKCLGCGICTFLCPTCHCFDIVDEPGAPGTGKRLRCWDSCMFTEFTLHTSGHNPRPGKKERVRNRFMHKLRYHRDRYGLDGCVGCGRCVAKCPVNLDIRRVITDVKEVR
- a CDS encoding MurT ligase domain-containing protein; protein product: MSFRHCLAIGGGMAAGYLSQVLGRRGSSLPGVVALRLNPAALREFASRAARGVVLVTGTNGKTTTNNMLARILSAAGHRVVCNREGANMRPGVTAAFVRASGLAGPRPYDYAVLEVDEASFPRVAAEAQPRMVVVTNFFRDQLDRYGELDRTITLIRESITGLPAAQLVLNADDPLVAQLGRLDYPVWYYGLAAHGHTALGAAAREARFCPFCGTALRYSLYHYSQLGFYACPGCGFARPKPAVEAHGVCQDGPGLAGTVHLQGRRIPLRLPTRGFYNIHNALAALTAASLLGIETARSLAALALYEPATGRLQRFTDRGRAVYLNLVKNPAGFNESLALVLQAGGTRDICLAINDNAADGRDISWLWDVDFEALEEAPGLLRFVCCGQRAAEMAVRLKYAGLPEERLIVRPGFPAAVRETLAGEGEAVYFLATYTALWPVEAELERLLGGAGEEEGLTGHVDRRSSVP